The sequence below is a genomic window from Euwallacea similis isolate ESF13 chromosome 1, ESF131.1, whole genome shotgun sequence.
ggtagctgaaatttgtgaaaaatcaaaacaattattaaacaaGAATACAATTGAATCAAATACTcgtttttaatcttttttacTGTTGAACAAATCAACTTCTTCAAAGGGAACAACAAAATACTAATTAAACAGGAGTGAAAACAGGTATTCTCCTCGCAGCACTATATGTAGAAGTTATGATTATGGTGGTTGATAACAAGTCCTCCTTAATCTTAATATGATGAATTCTGccaaataagaaactttctaTCTAACATAAAATGCAGTCTTCAATATATTTAATCAGGGCTTTCAATTTGTCCCATTCGATTGAAATATTCAAGACGGGCTGTAATTCAGTCATGATAAGCATACCAATAAATTAGATAACACATTTTTGAGAAGCACGACGAATTTCTAACCTCACTTCTACTTTTCAGGCAGTTTTGCAGGTTTTAGGAGCTTACCCGTTGATATAGCTTTTATCCTCGAGGAACTTGTTGAGTTCGCCAACTCCCTTGTCGGTTTTCAGATTTCCAAAGGccatattctttaattttttaaattaaaaaggggCAAATCCAGACACAGCTCCTCAATTTGTTGGGGAAGGGGGCAGGAAACGTGTGCACATGACGTCAATTTGTCAGTTGTCGTTATGACCCCTTAACGATTCTTTGCGTCATTAAGAGTCCTCACTACAAACGTCGCAGTTTGTATCATAAAGAGAACTGCAAGTGtacattatgaaaaaatacagAAGTGATCATTTTCGTCGTGTTTTTGAGTATATCTTTACACTCAAACACCACAGATACGTTTATCCAACATTCGTCTACAGACAAAGCAATCTTACAAACTGCAAATGGTCGAGATTTCCGCGTACGCgcaaaaaattgtaagaaaatatgcagaagaaacaactttatttgtttttgatcataattagtttgtttttttgtcaataaaacaAGTATTACtgacaataaatatattttttattacctacTAATTACCGtgtatacaaaaaaaatgactagAATTGTGCAAAACTTAATTCCTATAATGACTAGATTTACAGTTTTGCTAATTTCCTGGGCAATTAATTCATTACATGCCTATAGTCATAGACGTAGTTAAGAAAGCATATTGGTTCAGTTTAGAACCCCTTTCCTCCCCCTAAACCCGtgatgatttaatttttcctgcGCCCATGAAGCCTTCCTCCTAAAGTATTCCTGGCTACCCCGGCTATCTAGCAGAAAACTTGTTTATACGACGGTAACTATACCgttgcattattttttagcTGTACTTTTTGATAAGTAAAACTGGTATATGAGGAgtttctcaaattaaaaactacaaaacGTAACCGGTTTGCTTCATAGAAAGATATCAATTCCTGTTGACCATCAGTAGCTTCTCAGCTAGCGCCTTCACCATCGGATGGTCGGGAGGAAGGCCTTGGGCTgacaaaaacctaaaaaaaaaatcgaataaacgtttcaattaatttttcgtAATAAACCGAACCGCAAAGCTTCTGTGGCGCAGGCAACGTAACCCTCAACTTCCGGATCGTGAGGGCTTTGAGGTTCCTCTTCCAGTTCCGCTTGGAGTTCGGCAATTTTTTGCAGACACAGTTTGAGCATCTCAGTCACGTGGTCTTGCTCTTTGGCCTGGAATAGCACAGCGCTGTAGGTAGGTCATAAATAAAAAGGTCGGCAAAACTAGTTTTCGACGCAAATTATCCAGTCAAAGTTCAAAACGATACAAATTATAGATCTGCCCGTAATGTATCATCTAACGTCAATTGAATTGAATAGAAACAAAGTACTCGtgcttcatttaaaataacagttATTTGTGGTGTCATTAACGTGTCGCACACCTACAAGAAGTCATTGAAAACAATGTGACATCTCAGGCTTCGATTTTTCGTTTTACCTAACTCAGTGTTTCCTGTAAAACGACACGTGTTATTCGTCGCATTTCTGCTGACCTGAGGGTGTTTCAGTTATGGGTACCATTATCCAGTATCTGCCCTATGCCATCGTTGCTTTGGTCGGCGGTACCGCCTTAATCACGTAAGTTTTGGATTAGTATCAAAGTTGGGtggtaattaacatttttagattttatttgtCTTATATCGTTTACGAGCACGTGACATACTTGTTACCATATATCAGCGATACCGGCACTTTTCCGCCCGAAAGTTGCATTTTCGGACAATCGCTCAACATTGCCTCAATTCTAAGTAAGTATCTACGAAAATTCCGAGTAGGGGAAACGTTAAGGATGCCGTGATTGGCCATGCACACTCGAAAATCGAAGTGGCCAATCAGGTGTCAGACAGCGTTGCCAGTAACAGCACTAGCGATatcttttcagtttttttcgcTATGTACCTGAAGTACCTGCAGGTGCAGGAAATCTTCCACAAGCACCACATAGAGGATAAGTATAATGTGAACCGAATAGCCTGCTTTTTCGGTTACGTCGCGGGGTCGGGAATGAATTTGGTGgcgaattttcaagaaaccaGCATTTTTGTCTTCCACTGGGTCGCCGCTATCATGACTTTTGGGGGTGCTACTGTCTACATGGCTTTACAGGTTTGAGAATATTTTCTGCCCGTAAAATGGTCGTAACCAGAGACATTTACAGTCATATctatacattaaaatttccccAGTGATTGGGCAGAGAAAAACCACAATGGTGCGCATTATTATAGCAGTAATTGGTGTGGTATCTTTCATAGTCTGCGTGACCTGTGCGTTTATTGCATACGGGCAATATGAAGGTAAGTTTTAAAGGTCAAGGTTTGGATGTAGTTGAGATAACGTTATAAACTGTAATTATACTGAAATGTCTCCTAGGGGAGCATGTCACCAAATGGAAAGCAGAGGACGGCGGTTACCGTGCGCATCAAATAAGCACGCATGCGGAATGGCTGTGCGCAACGTGCACTATGGTCTTTATCTCCTTACTCCGTAAGGAATTTAAAGGAATTGTTGTCAGACCTCTTACGATCATCTTTGACGAACATAAACACGCAGATAACAGTGTCAATAATTTATGAATTGcttaagagaaatttatttacaaaaagctTGGTTTGTTATGTCTTGGTGACCCACTGGACTATCTGCTTCGAGCTGAAGAAGTCTGGAATAATAGAAAATGTCGGaaattcgattttcttttaatctaAAACTCGGGAATGTCCCCaaagagttttaaaatattaatgcatTTTGCTTTCCTTGTGGagtttaaaaatgctttatttcTTAGTATGCTACGGGACACCTCTATTTTTGAACTGAAGAACTGCGAGAAGCTTAAAAAAGAGATACctttcattttgtttaattttctagACCAGGGGTGTGTCTCCAAAAGAGTTTGTCAATTCGATACGTATGTATAATAGGTAGGTTTTCGAggctttaataaatattttttacatactGGTACGTCACTAGACGGTCTATTTTTGAGAAGGGAACCTCCGAAACCTTTTAAAGTGTCCGAAATTCAATTTGACTTCAACTTGAGAATTCAGGAACGTCCCCAAAATTTGTTATCATTTTGGTGCTACTACTGGACACCTCTATTTTTGACCTAAAGAAATCctaactttaaatattaagatcCCCAGGTGCCTCACCGAAGGGGCagacaaattaaataaatgcacATTCTTGCTTTTTTTGATGTCTTAAgcgttaaattattataattattattttgtcatCACACACGTCTTTTCTTCTTACCCGATTTGAATGGCGTATCACTCTCCTGCCAGAACACCTTCCCTGGTTATTCGCACCCTTCCGAGCTTTCATTCTCCAATTCTCTACACTGCTTAATTCACGATCAACTGACggattttaaactaaaaacaaGTGTAATTTCAGTCAAAAACCTCTCCTAAACTTGATGCATTCACCCCGAAATCCCGAGTTCATTTGTGGGCTTACGCCCGACATGTGCTCCTGGAATCACACATGCCGTGGGGGAGATAATATACCTGGTGGTCCAAGTATTTAGACTCTCCGTTATTTGCcagtaaaacttaaaaattctcttttcttTTGCAACATACTGAATCTCTTCACTTCGTTTTGACTGtcattaatgttatttttcgaTTACAGTTGAAAAGAAATGCGAAAATAAGCTAAAAAAGTGTGTCTCAAAACTGGAGTTTCGCATAGTACTCTTAAGGTGCGTGTAAGGGCCATTAGCAATGTGAAGCGGCATGggaattataattttctgaCATGCAACCAACATGGCGGCACAGTTTGCCGCTTACCTGAGGTTACATTGCAGCTGTTTCGGGGCAGCTGGTCAAGTCGCCTGGGAGCTTTGACGGGTACAACGGAGGAGCTTGGTGTAAATCGAATAATCCAGATTTCGTAAATTTCATTAGGGGTAAAGAAATATGTGAATTCTTTGAGTTGACTTTTTATGTGTTCCATTTTgagttattatttttggaatagAAATTAGTGCACTTTcttagagaaaaaataatttaacgcTCAACTCCTCCAATGCACTAATTCAGGCCCTGCCATGCAGATGGTACACGCAAGGTGAGGAAATCCCTTCAGTTTATCGAGCGGGTGTATTGCACTCGTGCCGGCTGTCTCTCGATGGGTTTTCACCCCATTACAAGTTTTAGGTGGATGAAGAAACTAAGGAACAAACcaataaacatgaaatttgTAAATCAGTAAAACCGGTAATTCAACCgcattaatttctttttaccaTTCAAGCCCACTTCAACTTAGATCTAATCTCGCTTGATAATAGATCCGATTAGCTTTCGAGtatttatacatttaaattacACATTAATTGTTATGTAATTAACACACATTTCTATCCAAAATGTCTCTTCCTAAAGTCCTCGTCGTGAACCCCATCTTACCTCAAAGCGCTCTCAACCTCCTCAGAGACAAATGCTTTGTCTCAATAAGTCCCGCTCAGACCAAAGAGGCTATTTTGCCTCTGCTCAAAGGTGTAGATGCAGTATTATGGAGCGGCCGTTTGAATCTGGATAAGGAGCTCTTGGATGTCGCAGGACCTCAACTCAAAATAGTCGCCACGTCCTCTTCGGGTTACAATCACGTTGATTTGGGCGAGTTGAAGAGAAGAGGCATTAAATTGAGCAATTCTACTGCTCATAACAACACTGTGGCCGACACTGCACTTTTGCTGGCTCTGGGGGCTGCCAGGAGGCTTACAGAGGGCCGGTGGCATATAGAAAGGGGCACATGGCCTCATGAATTCAAAGTGCAGTGGATGTTGGGAAGAGACATCTCAGGTTGGTTCCATTTATATCAAATGTTTTATTCCTAAGTGTGTGTTTCATTAGGAGCCACAATAGGGCTTATTGGTTTTGGAGGTATTGGGCAAGCAATAGCAGTGAGAACCCGAGCCTTTCAGGCGGCCAGAATTCTCTATACTGGCCATAAAGAGAAGCCCGAAGCTCATCAGTTGGGGGCGCATTTTGTGCCTTTGGACACCTTAATCCGGGACAGTGACTTTATTTTCCTGGCAGCTCCCCTCACTGAGGAAACCAGGCATATGTGCAACTCAGCGTTCTTCGAGAGGATGAAGAATACAGCAGTCTTAGTTAATGTCGGTAGAGGAGACCTAGTGGACCAAGAGGCGCTTATTAAAGCTCTTAAGGAGGGGCAGATATTTGCCGCTGGTTTGGACGTGATGACGCCGGAACCCTTGAATACTGACAGTGAGTTGCTGACGTTACCGAATGTTGTACTTACTCCGCACATAGGGAGCGCCACCCGCAAAACAAGAGAAGAAATGTCAGAACTGGCTGCACGGAATATTCTGAAGGGGCTAGCGGGAGAGCCTTTGTTAACCCCAGTTGAGCTGTGAAGAGTGTAAAACAATAAAGGACGTTCCTTTCCTGTAGTCCGTGCCTCTGCCTCCATCCCCTACCTTTGGTTTTAAAGCGTTCTTGACCTTCTTCGAGCCTTTGAGGTAAGTACCACCACGTAAAACCGTTTCCTATATACCGGGCATCGCGGTCAGAGATTATGCAAAGTGTCCAGCGAGAAagttttcaggaattaaagaaaatcgtATCAGAAGTTCCGTTTAAAGTGTTGATTTCTTGTTAATATTCTTGTTGATTCCTTTGTTACTCGAACGCACAGAGGGGGGTAGGGGTTTCTGTAGGTGCAGTAGCGGCTTTATGGAGAGTCGAGATTGGGCGACGGTCCAGGGCGGTGGACTTTCCTGGATGGCAGTTTGTCTTTGGGATAAGGGAgcggtaattaaaaatttctctcaGGGTGCTAATTTTGCTAATGCCGGCCTTGTGTAGGTGAAAACCTTAGGTAGTTATACAGCGTTATGAtaatataccgggtgttccaaaaagttaaattttcactGTCACAAAATTGGCCCACTCTTTATAGGTGGCGGGGGCTTTCTCGTGGATCTCAAACAAAAAGTGCCCTTTCAAACACTGTTAGAATTTATTTATCCTTTTACATACTCTAATATAACAGAATATAGTCAAATCTTATTGGCTATATTACCTTTCCTATGCTAACAAGAAAACTCTTTAAATGGTACATTTTATAGTACAATATACTCTTAATGAAGATTTATTGGCTTTTCTATGTCATAACAacgaatataaattattatccaTCTCAGGGAAATTTGgaaagaaattaggaaaatcaACCAACCAAGCAGCTTTTCTAATATACACGATATGTCATAAAATTGCCGAATGAGACACTGATATTGCTAATCAAGCTTATgtaaagaattaaagaaactCAGAAAGCCTTTAGGCGCTCCTAAAAACATATCGAGCAAATCGATATTTCCAGCCCCTTCAGAAGAGCCTAAAGTCAGTTTTTAACAGGATTTACATAAGACTTACACCGTCTCCTCTTACATAAGACTATGTTAATTACAGCATATTAAGTTGACTGAATGATAGGGAGGAACATGAGACGTAAGgtacaaaagaaaatttcaaatggccTTTACTGGCTTCTATTAAGCCCATTTTCCTCATCAGTCAGTAAAAGCATAAGCTGGTTGATGTCCAGCTCATCACTCAATTTATCCATGTTCGAATCTCCGTAGTAATCGACGGGTATTGTCACTTCTGATGATTTTTTACCCCTAAATTACATTATAAGAATTGATGTATCGATTAATATGGGGATCGTACCTGACCCCGACAAATTTGCCTCGGAACTCATAGGGATACTTTTTTCCTCTCATCCCGAAGAAGCCTGAGGGCTGTTTCTTGCCACGCATCCCGAAGAAGCCGGAGGGAGCTCTTTTGTCGTTTTCGTAGTAGCTTTGAGGGTCTTCAAAGTCCTTTTTGCCTAAACAAACATATAATCAATGAGATTTACTAAGAGGCGTGCAAACGCACACCTCTCATCCCTACGAATCCCATGGGGGCCCTCTTTGAATCCCCTTGAGCGTCGTTGGCCCCTATCCAAAATTTCTTGCCTCTCATCCCGAAAAATCCCATTTGCGCCCTTTTCAGAGGGTCATCTagaattattacattatttcttcgTCAGCAGTTTATAAAACCAGTTTTATATATGAGCCCACCATAAATTAACCCACTTCTGTCTTCCGAAGCGTCTTTTTTCCCCCTCATTCCCACAAATCCCATGGGAGCCCTTTTATACAGTTCCTCTGGGTACTGCGCATAAGTCCATGGTTTCTTCCCGCGCATTCCAAAGAATCCTGACGGGGCCCGTTTGGCCAAAACGTAGTTCAATGGGGATGAAGTTTGGGTCTCAGTTTCCAACAGCGTATACTCTGTTTGCTGCTGATTTTGTCAGTTTCATTTGTGAGGGATgctaaattttagttttaccTGTTGAATGGAATTGCTGCTTTCGACGTCTTCAGCGTAAGCATCGTCTGGTATTGATTTCTTTCCTCTGACTCCGGTGAAGCCTGAAGGGACTCGTTTGTGATGCTGATCGTCGGCTTTGGAGCATGTTGAGAGCAATAAGGTGAGAGATATGAGGGAGCGGAAGTGGTGGAGGCATTTCATTTTTGTAGGTGCAGGAGTCTGGAATAAAAATGGAGAATGTAAAAGAGAAATGCACCGATTTgttgagaaaatatttattttaattccgcACCGTCATATAATAATACTGAAAAAATTAGAACGTTTTTTATTCGTATGTAAAAACACATGAAATTGCTTCGATAGTTTCCATTCACcataatttcaagaaaatagaaaatagaaaatataatggATTTCCTCCTACATAGCCAAATTTACCTTGAGGATGTTTTATTTCATGTATTTCCACGTACATTTTAAATCTGAGGCTAATAATTTCAAGAGCTTTTCTGGAAATCAATCTTCGCAAGAAGTTCGAAACAATAAACAACACTCTTCGCCTTTCATGACGTGCCTACCAACTTGCAAAAATACCtgccttctttcttccacaaAAAGCAGCATTCAGCAAGcaattacaataataattccgTAAATTTTCACGGATTACATTAAGATTTCTCCGAGCattttcccattttatgtgaacCCCGGTTGCTCTGTCAAGTGCCAAAGTCATTAATCTCCCCTAAATAAGGGTAATTTTTACACGTTACGAGTGTTTAGCTCTTTTTCGCGGACCCTTTGCACCTGTTGAATTCACATTGGAAGTTCAAATAGAACTTTCaaagataattattatttctaccAACGCAAAACTCTATTACGGCGGTACAAAAGTCCAATATCTGCGGGCGCAGAATGGCCCTTTTTAAAGCCGTTTTGTTTTGTCAAGTCCTATTTCGCCGCACGGCTAGACGAGGCCCTTTATACAACAGTAAATCTATCTCCCTGAGGGCTGGCAGTGTGCCCTAGAGTGTCGCAACAGGTATTTTCTATTAGAGGACATTTCTCTTTTAGAGATTGAAAATGACTTTCCTAGAAGCTTTGTCATTTCTAGGCGATTGTGAGTCGACGGCATAATAGTGTTAATATAGTAGCTGGACTGGAGAAGCTTTTTGTGTTGCTGAAAAATGTTCCGAACTTGACAGGGGAAGAAACTACGTGGAGAAGGAAATTGTCATTCGTtatattgtcaagaaaatttcgTTGTTATTACTTTGTTAATGGGAAAACGTACAACAGTTTTGTTTGTGGTTTTGTTCCAAAAATTCTTCTCCTGTGCACCCACTGGTCCAAATCCAAAGAGTTAATGAAATCGGAAACCCTGTACTTTTTAATCCACTCTAAACCATTAAGCGGTTTTGTACCGACTGAACTTTGTTGTagataaacatttatttaatataggCATTTTGGCCTTTTAACTGATTGAAACTCTATGCCTCTAAACCAATTAAAAGGTTACAGCTGTCCGCAACACATTGGCACTCTTCCCATTACCCGCTctaattgcaaataaaatcattattaaaatcatttcgGTTTATGTATATGTGGATAGAAAATTGGGCCAATTTCTTCTCCTAAATTGCGCGGGTTTAGAGGGAAACGCCGCTGCTCCTCGAGACAGGAAAACCGCTAATTTGCCGTTTCTAATTAATATACACCAAAACTATTAAGACGTCTTACAACTGGCTTAACTGACCTCTCTTTGGACCCAGGATCCcctgcagaaatcccttctctgataattattaattatattgttttgtttctctaAACCGCAGAGGAGCTTTATGTTTCAGTAATTACTGGAACCTATTTAAAGTGTTAATAACTCTGAAAGCGATAAAGTGGAAGCGGTAGTTTAGGGCACATCGGGAAATTTGCAAGGCACACATAGATTTACTGATAATATGGTGAACGAATTTTAGtatgatttcttttaatttgttataagtctgttttataattttttcatggcGAATTGTAGTTGAAAGTAGTCAAATTATTCGCCCGTCATTTAAtcaagaaattcaatttcactatattttcaatttattagaGGCAGagttaaaagcaaaaaataaatgatcaaataatcgaaatttaaatagacatCTATATTTATGTTGTCAACAGTTACAATAAAGTGGAGTGCTTAAGAAATCACTCACGGATACATTTTCTGTCTGATAAACCGCCTCTCGTAAActaaattgtattaatttcaTAAGTAACAGAATGGTAGATGTCCTACTTGACGTTATCCCCTTCCAATTGCAATGCCTTTTCCATAATTAATCTTTGCAGCCTTAAGGGTGAGTTGTCGCTCGCCAATGTCAAGGAGACGCACGTACGGACACAAAATCCTTGCAACAATGTCTTAGTGATTAGTAGTGCAATAATGAGTAGCTTTGTCACAAATACGGCGTTGTTTGTTATTCATGGAACGCACCTCTTTCGGGCATCGCGTGGAGTGAATTATGTAGATAAGAGTGTTTTCTTTACCACCACATGTATCGACAAGAGATTGATTATTCATGTAAAATTACGCGGTTTAGATGGCCGCATTATATCCCAGAATTTAGTCAATAACGTGCAATATCCAATTCCAGCAGTGTTATTAAGCTTCGTACATCCATCTCATCTCGATTAATCTCTGATCTTGTCAATAACGTGTTACCTATTCAAAATTAAGCCACCGACAAATACGTAGGTACTATATCGAGAACATTGACGGCGCCGGAACAAATTTCCtgataattgttaattacCGCCCTAACTGTTTTGTGGGGAGAAACTTCAGTGTATGAGTTTCGTTCAATTAGTTCCTATTCAAGTCTCTCAATCTTGATATAATGGTGAATGacaaaatttgttcaaatctcTTTTAGAATAAATGAGTATTTTGTTGATTTGTGGAGAATAAAATGGTGGGAAGTTCCTGAGAGACTCGCAATGacataaatttcaaaagtcttttaattggaaaaaaacgaaGGTGTAGAAGCtctttcataaattaaaactttaaattaaatcaaaactttCGTCTCATAAACCGTAAACAATAGCGTGTATTGGCTATTGACGAGTTTCAGACAGCTTCTTGAACTTTTCTAATTGCTTTTATGATAATTATTCTGCCTAGAAGTTTAACGTGTATATCGAAAAATCGAATTAAGTAGGCGTAGCCAACAGCAGTCAAATCTAATCTATCATACAGCTAGTAGGCACTTTGCATATACGGTAAATTCGCTGCTTAAACACGGTGGTATAATCGGCGTACGTTCGAATTGTTCCCTTATGCAAAACAACCGTATCAATGGCTTACAGGTAATCCGACAAAATTGTGAATGGTAAACGGGGCGACGAAGCGAAATTAGCTTAATATCTGACACCAACATTTCACGCATTAATaccattttttacatttcccGTTCCATGTTTTCTGTCGGTGGAGCCCGTGGGtcataaaacagaaaaatgaaCTTATGATAAGAGGCGTTCtgattaatataaacaaaatatctattCATCTTTCTGTCAAGATTTTACCATTCAAATTCTTGAAGGAATGGTGAAGAAACTTTAAtctataaatttgttaataatcaAAACGCCGCTGAGTTAC
It includes:
- the insb gene encoding uncharacterized protein insb encodes the protein MKARKGANNQGRCSGRRVIRHSNRAKEQDHVTEMLKLCLQKIAELQAELEEEPQSPHDPEVEGYVACATEALRFLSAQGLPPDHPMVKALAEKLLMVNRN
- the LOC136408687 gene encoding glyoxylate reductase/hydroxypyruvate reductase-like, with the translated sequence MSLPKVLVVNPILPQSALNLLRDKCFVSISPAQTKEAILPLLKGVDAVLWSGRLNLDKELLDVAGPQLKIVATSSSGYNHVDLGELKRRGIKLSNSTAHNNTVADTALLLALGAARRLTEGRWHIERGTWPHEFKVQWMLGRDISGATIGLIGFGGIGQAIAVRTRAFQAARILYTGHKEKPEAHQLGAHFVPLDTLIRDSDFIFLAAPLTEETRHMCNSAFFERMKNTAVLVNVGRGDLVDQEALIKALKEGQIFAAGLDVMTPEPLNTDSELLTLPNVVLTPHIGSATRKTREEMSELAARNILKGLAGEPLLTPVEL
- the Tk gene encoding tachykinins, giving the protein MKCLHHFRSLISLTLLLSTCSKADDQHHKRVPSGFTGVRGKKSIPDDAYAEDVESSNSIQQQTEYTLLETETQTSSPLNYVLAKRAPSGFFGMRGKKPWTYAQYPEELYKRAPMGFVGMRGKKDASEDRSGLIYDDPLKRAQMGFFGMRGKKFWIGANDAQGDSKRAPMGFVGMRGKKDFEDPQSYYENDKRAPSGFFGMRGKKQPSGFFGMRGKKYPYEFRGKFVGVRGKKSSEVTIPVDYYGDSNMDKLSDELDINQLMLLLTDEENGLNRSQ
- the LOC136419798 gene encoding DNA damage-regulated autophagy modulator protein 2-like; translation: MGTIIQYLPYAIVALVGGTALITFYLSYIVYEHVTYLLPYISDTGTFPPESCIFGQSLNIASILIFFAMYLKYLQVQEIFHKHHIEDKYNVNRIACFFGYVAGSGMNLVANFQETSIFVFHWVAAIMTFGGATVYMDLQSYLYIKISPVIGQRKTTMVRIIIAVIGVVSFIVCVTCAFIAYGQYEGEHVTKWKAEDGGYRAHQISTHAEWLCATCTMVFISLLRKEFKGIVVRPLTIIFDEHKHADNSVNNL